CCTTGTCTGCCACGACGCCAGCAAACTGGCCAGCGGCGGTCACTTCAGTGATCTGAGCACTCTGTCCTTCGAGCAGAATCCGGCAACCACCATCAAGAGTTCCATGAGCTACACAAACGGAACCTGCCGCACCGCCGGTTGTCATGGTAGCGAAGACTGGTAAGACCCCCTTTCGGGTATAACCAAAAAAGGGTCGGTCCTTCAGGACCGACCCTTTTTAATGGTAATAACACCGATTCCCTTTCTTTTTTTACCAGGGAAGCTCTACCCCGCGGTAGTCATAGAAGCACCCGTTATTTTCGGGAGCCATATCCAGCAACACCCGCGTCAGACCAGCGGCGCTTTCCTCTACGCTTAACGGGGCCTCTTCCCCTCCCATGCGGGTGCGAACCCAACCGGGATGGAAAACCACTGATAGAATGCCCCTTGCCGAAAGATCAGCCGCCAACCCCCTCACGATCATATGCAGTGCTGCCTTGGAGGAGCGATAGGCGTAAAATCCCCCGGAGGTATTATCCTTCAGGCTTCCCATAAGGGTGCCCATGCACGCCAGAATCTTCCTGTCACTTGCGGCCACCTGTTCCACGAAAGCTTCGGCCATCTTCAGAGGCGCCAGTGCGTTGGTGCGGAAGACCTCAAGGTACTCATCGACGTTCGTATCACCAAAGTTCTGGGCCTGTGGTCCTTTGACGCCGGCATTATTGAAGAGAATATCGAGGGGTTCGTTTCTAAGTTCTCCGGCCACTCGGGAGATCTGCGCTTCATCCGTTACATCGAGGCGAAGGATATGCACGTTATTTTTCCCTGACGCCAGGCGGTTCAACTCATCGGCGCTTTCCGGGGTCCTGCAACAGGCGAAGATCTTCCAATTATGCCCGAGGAAGGATCGGGTCAGTTCCAGGCCAATACCGCGGTTGGCTCCGGTAATCAGTATCGATGGCATAAGATTCTCCTTTCCTTTCCGGCACCAGGGTCGTGCCGCGTTAATGTGTCGATGTATTTACTCAAACACATTGGCACCTTTTGGCAACCGGATGTGTTTCGAAATCTTTAGACGTTGCAAGTCTCCTCAAACGGCAGCAAATAGACTCGGAGAGAAAATAGCCTGGGAGAAAACATAAACCCCCTCGGAAATCCGAGGGGGCTCATGAACGGGCTTAGTGTGAGGGATTAAGGATGCAATAGCTCCCTGCAACTTTTCAGGTACAGCAGTGGCTCTTTGCCCAGTCCCGGGCTGCTCAATATCCACAGCAACAGGGGAGGGAAGAGCCGAGTGGTTACTGCTTGCCCATACCATGCTGATGCATGTCATGGCCACTTTCCTCGCTCGACTGTTGCTGCTTCATTTTTTTCATCTGCCGCTTTTTGCGGATCATCATGGTGTCTTTGTACATATCTTCATAAGCGGCCTTCATGGCGAGCTCGAAATCGACAATCGTACCGCCGTGGGTTTTTACGAACTGTTCCGCCGCCGCCTTGTCGGCAAAGGCCCACTTGGCGCGGGAAGTCATGACCCCGGGCTTGTCCCCGCCGATCACCCAGGTGGCGGTTTCGGCATCGATCAGCTCCTGCGTGTTGAAATCCCCCACTTTGATGGCCGCGGGAACTTTGTCGATGCTGTGGGCGAATTCGAGGGCTGCGCAGTGCAGGCTGCAGGTGCCGACGCTCGACTGATCGGAGTATTCGATCAGCATCCGGCTGTGGGCGAATGCGACCCGGTGCATTCCGCAATAGCTGCAGGAGGGGTGGGCTTGCTGGTCGGCCTGTTCGGTCGCAAAGGCCAGGCTGGCAATCAGCAACAGGAGGCTTAAAGAAATGGAAAGAAGCTTTTTCATTGGGACCTCGTTTTGGAAAGGGTTTGTTGTGGCGGTGTTTTCGAGTAAAAAAGTATAGACAAAAAGAAGAGAAAAACCACTCGTAAGGCCAATCTTTTCAATTCCTGATACGTCTCCCCGGTTAGAGTTGAGCGAGGATGAAGTCTTTATAGATGGTATCTCCCTCGTTGGAGGGCCGCGTGCACGAAGGCAGGCGTCCCGATCAGCAAGACCGGATAGATAGAGAAAAAGCTGCAGGTTTCGAGGGTCACGGCGCCAATTGGCCCAGCTTTCCCGTCGTTTCGGTTCGCAGGGGCATATGGCCGTCTTTTCGCAGCCAGTAATCACGCTGCAACCGGAACGGGGCAAGCAGGCTATTGCCTAGATGGTTGTCCTGCGGTTCCGCGTATCCAGGAATGCCGATGTTGATCGCCTCCTGAGGGACATTGAGGCGCACGGTATGGTGCAGCCGGTCCCAGCAGGAGAAAACGCTCGAATAATTCGCGTTGGTTTCCTCTTTAATCTGAGAGTGATGGATGCCGTGCATGCGCGGGGTGACGATGAGTCGGACAAGTATCCGTTCAACACGGATCGGTAGACGCAGGTTGCTGTGATGAAAAAGAGTGCCGAGCTGAAAGATAACCTCATAAACCAGGTAGGTTGCAAGGGAGGGACCGATCAGTCCGAGCTGAACCATCCGAAATGTGCTGGAGAAGGCCAGTTCGCCGAAATGAAAGCGGAAGGTGGTCGACATGTCCAGGTCGGGGTCAAAATGATGCACATTGTGAAGGCGCCATAACAGTGGAAGTCGATGATTGGCACGGTGCCACCAGTAGAAGGTGAGATCCATGAGCAAAAAGGCGGCAATCGGCCTCAGCGCGTCTGGAATAACTTCCAGCCGGGTCAGCCCAAATCCGTTGATACTGGTCCAGCCGAGGGTTCCCTCGGCGACAGGCCTCACGATCAGCGACACGGTGGCAAAGGCGATGATCCCGTAGGTCAGATTGACCGTGAGACGTCCCGCCAGCGCCCGTTTTGCCTGACGTAGCGGGAAAGCCCGCTCCAGCAAGAAAAGTGCGATGATGCAAATCCCAATTACCGCAATACTTAATAGAGGTGCCCACATAAAAATTTCTTTCCCCAAAGGCAGATTAATGAACCAAAGGGCTGCCGTAGTCCCTCGTATTGGCCGTGCCAGACAAAAAGGGTATCGAGAGAATAAGATATTACAACGAGATAGATCAGGTCGGTACTATTCAGATCGGGCCGCCGGTTTATAGCCATAATATGGGTACAAGTGTCAGAGGCGTATTCCTTACTTATTCGAGGACTTGGGTGAGGGCGATGTTTCGTGACGGAGCCGTGGATTCATTTGTTCGCGGGGACGATCTTACCGCGTTTCTTGTTTTCATGTTGTCTTGTGAATGAAACGTTACATCGGTTTCCGATCCAGCCCCCGGTACTGCACCGCTTCGGCCAGATGCGGCTGGCGGATGTTTTCTTCACCGGCCAAATCAGCGATGGTGCGTGCCACTTTAAGGATGCGGGCGTAGGAGCGGGCCGACAGGCCAAGGCGATCGGTGACCATCTCCAGGAGCTGGTGGCCCTGCTCGTCGACTTGGCAGAACTTGCGGATGTGGCGAGCCTGCATCTGGGCATTGGCGTGCAGGCCGAAGCGGGCCAGGCGCTCGCGTTGCAGGCGGCGGGCGGCGTTGACCCGGTCGCGTATGGAGGACGACGGCTCGGCCTCGGTCGGGTCGGCCAGATCCTTGTGAGCCACCCGGGGGACTTCGACGTGCAGGTCGATGCGATCAAGCAGAGGGCCGGAGAGGCGGCTGCGATAACGTTGGATCATGACGGGGGTGCAGGAGCATTCCCGCAATGAGTCGCCATAAAAGCCGCAGTTGCAGGGATTCATGGCGGCCACCAGCATGAAGGTCGCCGGAAAACTCAGTGTAGTGGCGGCGCGAGCGATGGTGACGTGACCGTCCTCCAGAGGCTGACGCAGCATTTCGAGCACGTTCTTCTTGAATTCGGGCAGTTCATCGAGAAAGAGGATGCCATTGTTGGCCAGGGAAACCTCCCCCGGGCGGGGAATGGCGCCACCGCCGATGAGGCCGGCATCGGAGATGGTGTGGTGGGGGCTGCGAAAGGGCCGTACGTTGAGGAGAGCGTTTTCTTTGGGCAGCAGGCCGATGATGGAGTGGATCTTGGTCGTTTCCAGTGCTTCCTCAAAGGTCAGGGGCGGCAGAATGGTCGGCAGGCGGCGGGCCAGCATGGTCTTGCCGCTGCCGGGAGGACCGATCATCAGGAGATTGTGCCCCCCGGCGGCGGCCACCTCCAGAGCCCTTTTGACATGATCCTGTCCGCGCACCTCGGAGAAGTCGTCGCAGCCGGCGGGTAGGGCGGCCAGATCCGTTTCGTGATCGGCCTGGTGGGGTGATAGGGCCCTTTCGCCATTGATGAACTCGACCACTTCGGCCAGGTCGCGCACGCCATAGACCGGCAAAGCGTCGACAATGGCGCCCTCGGCGGCGTTCTCCCAGGGCACGATAAGCCCCTGTGTCTGCCAGTGGCGGGCGGCGACAGCGAGGGGGAGGGTGCCGCGGACGGGCTTGACCAGACCGTCGAGACTGAGTTCGCCGATCAGGACGTATTTGCGGAGGTTTTCATTGTTAACGATGCCGACGGCGGCCAGAATGCCGATGGCCATGGGCAGATCGTAGGCCGTACCCTCTTTTTTCATGTCGGCCGGCGCCAGATTAATGGTAATGCGACGGGTGGGGAAATCGTACCCCGCATTTTTGATCGCCGACTTGACGCGATCCTTGCTCTCCCGAACCGCCCCTTCCGGCAGACCGACCGTGGCGAATTGGGGCAACCCCTGGGCGATATCCACTTCTACATCCACAGGAAACGCTTCAATGCCGTTGAGCGCTCCCGATAGTACCTTGGCCAGCATGCTCCCTCCCTAAAATGAACCCGTTAAAATTAAAGAGCGCTTAATCTAAACAGAAAAGCCCCGGATCGCAAGCGATAATGCTGCGAGCCGGGGCCTGGGTTCGAAAAGAGAGGAAAAGGTGCTACTGGCGATCCATGATGTATTTCTCCGCCATAATCGCGGCAACAGCGCCGTCCCCGACGGCGGTGGCGATCTGCTTGAGGATCTTCTTGCGCACGTCGCCGGCGGCAAAGACCCCCTCCATGGAGGTGCGGCATTCGCCGTCGGTGAGGATGTAGCCTTCTGCGTCGAGGGTGAGGGTGTCCGCGAGAAAGTGGGCCTTGGGGGTGACGCCGATAGCGACGAACAGGCCCGAAACTTCGAGCAGGCGCTTTTCGCCATTGGTCGTATCAGTCAGTTCGATGCCGGTCAGGCCGGAGGTATCCCCTTGCGTGCCGGTGACCTGGGCGTTCCAGAGAATCTCGATCTTGTCGTTGTTTTTCAGTCGATCCTGCAGGATGGAGGTGGCCCGCAGCTGGTCGCGCCGATGGATGAGATACACCTTCTTGGCAAAGCGGGTGAGAAAGAGGGCTTCTTCGGCGGCCGTGTCGCCGCCGCCGGCAATGGCGACAACCTGGTCGCGGAAAAAAGCCCCATCGCAAGTGGCGCAGTAGGAAACGCCACGCCCGGTGAATTCCTGCTCGCCGGGAATGTCGAGTTTTTTCGGTTCGGCCCCGGTGGTGATGATGACGGTGCGGGCGAGGACGGGTTGGTCATCCACGGTGATGCGACGCACTTCGCCGAGATCTTCCAGGCCCTGTACTTCGCCGTACTGAACTTCGAGGCCGAATTCCTGACAGTGCTCCTGAAAGCGCATCATGAGGTCGGGGCCATCGATGCCGCCGGGAAAGCCGGGATAGTTTTCGACCTTGGTGGTCGTCATGACTTGCCCGCCCATGATCATGCGTTCGACGAGAAGGGTATTGAGTTTGGCGCGGGAGGTATAGAGCCCGGCGGTCAGGCCGGCAGGGCCGCCGCCAATAATCAGGGTATCGTAAATTTTTTCGGTCATGGATCTCTCTCCTGGGAAAATTTGGTCGCCAAGATAACACAGTCGGAGAAAAAAGTGAAAGGCCTCTTAGTTTTGGTGGCGCGAGAGGGCCATCAAGGAGGCCCTTGATTTCCCCCGGGCCTCTGGCTAGTATGGAGACGTTTTGCACGGGGAAAAACGTGGGCTTGCAGGTACGGCGAAAGGTTTCGGATGTTATGAAAAAAATGACGGGGTTTTTGGTCTGGTCACTGGTCTTTCTGCTGGTGCTGCTGGCTGCCGATCAGCTGCTGGTGCATGCGAAGCTTGAAGGCAAAGGGCTGACGGCCGTCCAGACCTTCTACCTCGATTTTCGCAGTCGCCTCTTTGCCCTTGTGGACGGCCAACCGGCCCCGAGTGTTGAATCCCTCATCGAGCAGGCTGAGACCCCCCCCACCAAACCTGCCGGCCCCCCAGCGGCCGAAAAGTCCCCCCGCTTTCTCTACGTAGACCGGGATGGCGAACTGCATTTCGCCGGGAGTCTGCAGGAGGTGCCGGCCGAGTTCCGCCAGGAGGCCCAGGCGCTGTCCGAATGATGCCGGTCCCTGGCCGGATTCCCAGGGCGGACTGCCTAGGGAAGATGGCCGTAGATTTCAGGGCGGCGGTCGTGATAGCAGCGGATCTGGGAGCGATATTCCACCAGTTCGCTAAAATCAAAGGTCGCCGCCAGTTCGGTGTTTTCCTCCCCCCCTTCGGCCAGAACCTCCCCCCGGGCCGAAAGCAGCAGGCTCATGCCGAAAAAGTCGAGCTTTCCCTGAATACCGCAGCAGTTGGCCGCGACGACGAAAAGCTGGTTCTCGATGGCGCGGGCCCGTAGCAGGGTGCGCCAGTGCTCCTGGCGCGGCTTGGGCCATTCCGCCGGCAGGCAGATGATCTCAGCCCCTTCCAGAGCCATCTTGCGGAAGAGCTCAGGAAAACGCAGATCGTAGCAGATGGCCACCCCCAGGCGACCAACAGAAGTCGATATGACCAGAGAATGGTCCCCTGACGACAGGAACCGATCTTCACCCATGGTGGAGAAGAGATGCAGTTTGCGGTAGGTGCCGGCGACCTTCCCCTGATCGATGACGTAGGCCGTATTGTACAGCTCCTTCCCCTCTTTTTCCGCCAGACTCCCCACGAGGACCATGCCCGACTCGGCGCTTTGCCGGCAAAGTGCCTGCACCACTTCAGGTGTTCTTTCGGCCAGTTGACCGAGGCGCTTGTAGTCGTATCCCGTGCTCCACATCTCCGGCAGGACCGCCAGCTGCACGCCCTGGGAGGCCAGTTTTTTCAGCGAGGCGAGGGCTTGGGACAGATTGGTGTCAATGTCGCCGAGAGCAATATTGAACTGGGCGGCTCCGGCCGTAATCTTACGGGTCTGTGACATCATGGGAAAATCCTGTCTGCAATGGCTAAACCGGTGGTTGGCAAAGGTTTTGTGGCGACGTTTCGGGGCGCAGTATAGCCCATCGTCGGGCCATTCGGCAAGAGCCCCGATCGTTCAAAACGTCTTTTGATAATAAAATCCACCTTTGAATGCTGTCCGAATAGTCTCTCGGTTTCGCTACGGGCGAACTGGCCAGGGGCAGGCTGAAACTCGAACTTAACAGCCAAGGTGAAGAGCAAAAAAGGGAGCCATATATGAAAAATTTGTTGCGTATCTGCCGTGGATTCTGTTAAAAGACACGATAAAACATCGTTTGTTTTTGAGTTGGTAGCCAGTGAATAAGTGTAAACGATGGCCCGTTCCTAGTTTTCTTGACCCCCGCCGGGAAGCATGTTAAGGATTTATTCGGGTTCGGATAAAAAAGAAGGTTTTAAGAAACCATCCTTTCGCTCTGCAGGGATGATTTTCGTGCATTTTTGACGTCCACCTTTTTCGCTGGATGATTTGACATGGCCAAGGTTGCCACTTTTTTTATCATGCTCGCTTTCTGGGTCCTTCTTTCGGGAATGTTCGACGCTTTTCACTTCTCGCTCGGGGTGATCTGCTGTCTGCTGGTGGCCCAGTTCAGCCACAGGCTGCTTTTTCCGGACGGCATCGGGGGCCGCTGGCTTCGCGATGTTTTCGGGATGCTCCTCTATCTGCCCTGGCTCTTCTGGCAGGTGGTCGTCGCCAATTTTCAGGTGGCCTACATCGTTCTTCATCCCCGCATGATGGAAATGATCGATCCACAGCTAATCCGCTTCAACACCCATCTCAAACGCCCCTTTTCCAAGGTGACCTTTGCCCAGTCCATCACCCTGACGCCGGGGACCATTACCGTAAATGTTCACGAAGACGAGTTCACGGTTTACGCTCTGACCCGCAGCGGAGCCGAGTCTCTGCCGGGGGAAATGGAGCAGCGTGTGGCCAAGGCGCTGGAGGATAAAGCATGATTACGCACATTGTCATGGCGGGGGCCATTTTTATCATTATGCTCATGGCCCTGTGTCTGATTCGGGTCGTTGGGGGCCCCACGGTGCTCGATCGTATTCTCGGAGGCAGTGTCATCGGCACCAAGACCACGGTCCTGCTGCTCCTCATCGGCATGATGTACGGCAATGTCGGCATGTTCGTCGATATCGCCCTGGCCTACGCCCTGCTGAATTTTATTGCTACCCTCGGGGCGACCAAGTACTTTTTGCGGCGCCAAACGGTCCACCTTGACGGCGAGTCCTGAGCGGGAAAGGAAAGAAGTGATCTATGAGCATTGTTTCGGCAGTTCTGATTGTGGGAGGTCTCTTCTTTTTCGGCGTGGGGGTCGTCGGCATTCTGCGCCTTCCCGACTTCTACACCCGGCTGCACGGGGCCAGCAAATGCGACACCCTGGGCGCTTTTCTGATCCTCTCCGGCTTGGCTCTCCATGTGCTCACCGTTTTTGACCTGGCCAATGTATTGGTCAGTCTGAAAATCATGGCCATCGCGATTTTTATTTCTATTGCCAATCCGACCGCGACCCATGCCATCACCGAGGGCGCATTGATCGCCGGCGTCGAACCCTGGCGCAAGGGAAAGGGGGCAAAATGATCTGGCAAGTCGATCTGCTGATCCTGGTGCTGGTCGTTATTTGCGCTCTTGCGACCATAACGATCAAGGATCTTCTCGGCGCTTCGGTTATTTTTGGCGTCTACAGTTTCATGATGTGTCTGCTGTGGGCTGAAATGGGTGCGGTCGACGTGGCCTTTACCGAGGCGACTGTTGGCGCCGGCGTCAGCACGATTCTGTTTATTGCCGCTATTTTACGGACGACCCGGAGGAGTAAAGATTGAAAACTGTCGCTTTGCTCGCAACGCTGCTGACCGGGGCCCTGCTGTTGTACGGTACCAAGGATTTTGCCCCCTGGGCGGATCCGCAGTCGCCGGCCAGCACCCACCTGTCGGCTTATTACGTTGAGAATGCAGTACAGGAAACCCATGTGCCCAACCTGGTGACCGCCGTTCTCGGCGACTACCGGGGTTACGACACCATGTTCGAGACGGTGGTTATTTACTGTGCCGGACTGGCGGTCGTCAGCGTGCTCCGGAGGCGCAAATCATGAAGACGCTGAAGCAGCGCTATGAGGCGCGGGGGTTGGGGCAGGATCTCATTATCCAGACCTCGGTGCGCTTGATGGTTCCCTTCATCCAGCTGTTCGGCCTTTACGTTATCGTTCATGGCCATTACAGCCCCGGCGGCGGCTTTCAGGGCGGCGTTCTGCTGGGAGCATCCTTTATTCTGCTGGCTCTGGCATTTGATATCAAAATGTCCATGCGGCATTTTTCCGAAAAAATCAACTTGGTTCTCGGCAATACCGGGGCTCTGATCTTCGTGGGTACGGGCGTGCTCTGTGCGCTGGTCGGCGGTTTGTTTCTGGATTACAGCGCTCTGGCGGCCCTCATTCCCATGGATCCCATCGAGTGGCGCTCCTTCGGCATTTTCATTGTCGAGGTCGGGGTCGGGCTGGCTGTCGCAAGTATCATGCTGTCGCTCTATTGGGATCTCAGTTCCAACGGCGACCTGGAAGAGGGGCTCTAGCATGGAAGCGTTTATGGCGGAAGTGGTGGCCAAGTACAACTATTGGCTCTATGTGGTGCTGATGATGATCGGTTTCTACGCCATGATCGGCAAGCGCAATCTGGTCAAGAAACTGCTCGGCATGAATATCTTCCAGACGGCGATCATCCTGTTCTTCGTCTCTACCGGGGTCAAGCGCGGCGCCGCCATCCCCATCGTCGACAAATATGCCGCCCTCAAGCAGGGGGTCGACGCCACCACCATCGTGAACCCTCTGCCCCACGTGCTCATGCTGACGGCCATCGTCGTCTCCGTGAGTGTGACCGGGGTGGCCCTGGCGGTGCTGCTGCGGATCTATCGTGAATACGGCACCCTGGAAGAGGATGAAATTCTGGAGAAGATCGGCCAATGACGAGCACCAACCTTCACCTCTATGTGCTGGCCGCCCCCCTGTTGACCGCTTTTGCCGTCAATCTGCTGGGGCGTGCTTCTCGCCGCTGGATTGCTCCCCTGGCTCTGGGGGCGCTGAGCTTTTCAGCCATTGGCGCCGTGCTGCTGCTGTTGCGGGTTCTGCGTGATGGCGGCTTTTCCTACACGGTGGGTAACTGGCGAGCGCCTTTCGGCATCGAATTACTCATTGATCCCCTCAGTGCGCTGATGCTGGTGCTGATCGCCGCGGTGGCCCTGCCGGCGACGGTGTCGGCGCTTAAAAGCGTGGAGCAGGAACTGCCCGGGCAGGAATATCTCTTCTTTACTCAATATCTCATCCTGATCGCCGGCCTCATGGGTTTGGTGGTCACGGCCGACGCCTTCAACCTGTACGTGCTGCTCGAGATCACCTCCATCACCACCTACGGTCTTATCGCCATGGGGAAGGGGCGGGCGCCGCTGGCCAGCTTCAACTACATCATCATGGGGAGCATCGGCGCCTGTTTTTATCTGCTGGGGGTGGGTTATCTCTACATTCTCACCGGCTCGCTGAACATGGCCGACATCGCCGGTATCCTTGGCTCCATGCAGGAGAGCCCGGCCCTGGCCACCGC
The sequence above is a segment of the Desulfuromonas sp. KJ2020 genome. Coding sequences within it:
- a CDS encoding SDR family oxidoreductase; this encodes MPSILITGANRGIGLELTRSFLGHNWKIFACCRTPESADELNRLASGKNNVHILRLDVTDEAQISRVAGELRNEPLDILFNNAGVKGPQAQNFGDTNVDEYLEVFRTNALAPLKMAEAFVEQVAASDRKILACMGTLMGSLKDNTSGGFYAYRSSKAALHMIVRGLAADLSARGILSVVFHPGWVRTRMGGEEAPLSVEESAAGLTRVLLDMAPENNGCFYDYRGVELPW
- a CDS encoding nitrous oxide reductase accessory protein NosL, whose protein sequence is MKKLLSISLSLLLLIASLAFATEQADQQAHPSCSYCGMHRVAFAHSRMLIEYSDQSSVGTCSLHCAALEFAHSIDKVPAAIKVGDFNTQELIDAETATWVIGGDKPGVMTSRAKWAFADKAAAEQFVKTHGGTIVDFELAMKAAYEDMYKDTMMIRKKRQMKKMKQQQSSEESGHDMHQHGMGKQ
- a CDS encoding sterol desaturase family protein → MWAPLLSIAVIGICIIALFLLERAFPLRQAKRALAGRLTVNLTYGIIAFATVSLIVRPVAEGTLGWTSINGFGLTRLEVIPDALRPIAAFLLMDLTFYWWHRANHRLPLLWRLHNVHHFDPDLDMSTTFRFHFGELAFSSTFRMVQLGLIGPSLATYLVYEVIFQLGTLFHHSNLRLPIRVERILVRLIVTPRMHGIHHSQIKEETNANYSSVFSCWDRLHHTVRLNVPQEAINIGIPGYAEPQDNHLGNSLLAPFRLQRDYWLRKDGHMPLRTETTGKLGQLAP
- a CDS encoding YifB family Mg chelatase-like AAA ATPase, coding for MLAKVLSGALNGIEAFPVDVEVDIAQGLPQFATVGLPEGAVRESKDRVKSAIKNAGYDFPTRRITINLAPADMKKEGTAYDLPMAIGILAAVGIVNNENLRKYVLIGELSLDGLVKPVRGTLPLAVAARHWQTQGLIVPWENAAEGAIVDALPVYGVRDLAEVVEFINGERALSPHQADHETDLAALPAGCDDFSEVRGQDHVKRALEVAAAGGHNLLMIGPPGSGKTMLARRLPTILPPLTFEEALETTKIHSIIGLLPKENALLNVRPFRSPHHTISDAGLIGGGAIPRPGEVSLANNGILFLDELPEFKKNVLEMLRQPLEDGHVTIARAATTLSFPATFMLVAAMNPCNCGFYGDSLRECSCTPVMIQRYRSRLSGPLLDRIDLHVEVPRVAHKDLADPTEAEPSSSIRDRVNAARRLQRERLARFGLHANAQMQARHIRKFCQVDEQGHQLLEMVTDRLGLSARSYARILKVARTIADLAGEENIRQPHLAEAVQYRGLDRKPM
- the trxB gene encoding thioredoxin-disulfide reductase is translated as MTEKIYDTLIIGGGPAGLTAGLYTSRAKLNTLLVERMIMGGQVMTTTKVENYPGFPGGIDGPDLMMRFQEHCQEFGLEVQYGEVQGLEDLGEVRRITVDDQPVLARTVIITTGAEPKKLDIPGEQEFTGRGVSYCATCDGAFFRDQVVAIAGGGDTAAEEALFLTRFAKKVYLIHRRDQLRATSILQDRLKNNDKIEILWNAQVTGTQGDTSGLTGIELTDTTNGEKRLLEVSGLFVAIGVTPKAHFLADTLTLDAEGYILTDGECRTSMEGVFAAGDVRKKILKQIATAVGDGAVAAIMAEKYIMDRQ
- a CDS encoding carbon-nitrogen family hydrolase, whose protein sequence is MSQTRKITAGAAQFNIALGDIDTNLSQALASLKKLASQGVQLAVLPEMWSTGYDYKRLGQLAERTPEVVQALCRQSAESGMVLVGSLAEKEGKELYNTAYVIDQGKVAGTYRKLHLFSTMGEDRFLSSGDHSLVISTSVGRLGVAICYDLRFPELFRKMALEGAEIICLPAEWPKPRQEHWRTLLRARAIENQLFVVAANCCGIQGKLDFFGMSLLLSARGEVLAEGGEENTELAATFDFSELVEYRSQIRCYHDRRPEIYGHLP
- a CDS encoding Na+/H+ antiporter subunit E, whose protein sequence is MAKVATFFIMLAFWVLLSGMFDAFHFSLGVICCLLVAQFSHRLLFPDGIGGRWLRDVFGMLLYLPWLFWQVVVANFQVAYIVLHPRMMEMIDPQLIRFNTHLKRPFSKVTFAQSITLTPGTITVNVHEDEFTVYALTRSGAESLPGEMEQRVAKALEDKA
- a CDS encoding monovalent cation/H+ antiporter complex subunit F, with amino-acid sequence MITHIVMAGAIFIIMLMALCLIRVVGGPTVLDRILGGSVIGTKTTVLLLLIGMMYGNVGMFVDIALAYALLNFIATLGATKYFLRRQTVHLDGES
- the mnhG gene encoding monovalent cation/H(+) antiporter subunit G gives rise to the protein MSIVSAVLIVGGLFFFGVGVVGILRLPDFYTRLHGASKCDTLGAFLILSGLALHVLTVFDLANVLVSLKIMAIAIFISIANPTATHAITEGALIAGVEPWRKGKGAK
- a CDS encoding hydrogenase subunit MbhD domain-containing protein — protein: MIWQVDLLILVLVVICALATITIKDLLGASVIFGVYSFMMCLLWAEMGAVDVAFTEATVGAGVSTILFIAAILRTTRRSKD
- the mbhE gene encoding hydrogen gas-evolving membrane-bound hydrogenase subunit E, with product MKTVALLATLLTGALLLYGTKDFAPWADPQSPASTHLSAYYVENAVQETHVPNLVTAVLGDYRGYDTMFETVVIYCAGLAVVSVLRRRKS
- a CDS encoding Na(+)/H(+) antiporter subunit B; amino-acid sequence: MKTLKQRYEARGLGQDLIIQTSVRLMVPFIQLFGLYVIVHGHYSPGGGFQGGVLLGASFILLALAFDIKMSMRHFSEKINLVLGNTGALIFVGTGVLCALVGGLFLDYSALAALIPMDPIEWRSFGIFIVEVGVGLAVASIMLSLYWDLSSNGDLEEGL
- a CDS encoding cation:proton antiporter subunit C, with product MEAFMAEVVAKYNYWLYVVLMMIGFYAMIGKRNLVKKLLGMNIFQTAIILFFVSTGVKRGAAIPIVDKYAALKQGVDATTIVNPLPHVLMLTAIVVSVSVTGVALAVLLRIYREYGTLEEDEILEKIGQ